Proteins from one Bacteroidota bacterium genomic window:
- the rnr gene encoding ribonuclease R, with translation MSKKKKINKTRSIKSEDFETDLYNFIATKPERGVALKQIVKWSLKQNDGAGLFDSIEKMVDQKRIEEVEQDKFRIKPTFSPEDTLIGIVDITRSGNAYVIIDGKLNDIFIPSRSTNRAFNGDVVRVRLTRKSKSQKQEGEIVEVIKRQKETFIGHIQINNDFAFVVTDKEFNNYDFYITPDEVKRSKVSDGERVIVRLKDWPPNMKNPIGQIVDKLKPAGDHESDMRVIMVETGINYNFPEDVEKEAAAISETISEEVIAKRRDIRNTWTITIDPHDAKDFDDAISLRKLENGNTEVGVHIADVSHFVTVGSQLDKEAYQRATSVYLVDRVIPMLPEKLSNNVCSLVPHKDRLTFSAIFEFNDKHEIVDTWFGKTVIHSDRRFSYEEAQEIIENKTGEFAEEILQLNVIAHKLRDEKFKNGAIAFETQEVKFILDENKVPIGLYVKDRKEAHMLIEDLMLLANRKVAEFMGKTSKGKAPEGKQDNTNYPFVYRVHDVPDIQRLEEFGLTAKRFGYKLKLDSPQNISSELNKLMKEVQGKPEQNVLEQMAIRCMAKAVYTSNNIGHYGLAFNYYTHFTSPIRRYPDLLVHRILFAALHHSNKPISKNDLEEKCRYASAQERTAMQAERESVKYKQVEYLSKHIGEVFEGIISGVTHFGIFVELRENKCEGMVAVNSIRDEMTFDDKRRRLVSLTGNKPFEMGDVVKVKVVKADLDARRLDFVFV, from the coding sequence ATGTCGAAGAAAAAGAAAATAAATAAAACACGGAGCATTAAATCTGAAGACTTCGAAACAGACTTGTATAATTTTATTGCGACCAAACCGGAACGTGGAGTTGCATTAAAACAAATTGTAAAATGGTCATTAAAACAAAATGATGGTGCCGGACTATTTGATTCAATAGAAAAAATGGTTGATCAAAAGCGCATCGAAGAAGTTGAGCAAGATAAATTTCGAATAAAGCCTACATTCTCTCCTGAGGATACACTAATTGGTATTGTAGATATTACCCGTTCGGGAAATGCGTATGTAATTATTGATGGAAAATTGAATGATATTTTTATTCCATCACGAAGCACAAACAGAGCATTTAATGGTGATGTTGTTCGTGTGAGACTTACCCGGAAATCCAAATCACAAAAACAAGAAGGTGAGATTGTAGAAGTAATTAAAAGACAGAAAGAAACTTTTATCGGGCATATACAAATCAATAATGATTTTGCTTTTGTAGTTACTGATAAGGAATTTAATAATTACGATTTTTATATTACACCTGATGAAGTAAAACGATCAAAAGTTTCGGATGGAGAAAGAGTAATTGTGCGATTGAAAGATTGGCCGCCTAACATGAAAAATCCTATTGGTCAAATTGTAGATAAATTAAAACCTGCAGGCGATCATGAAAGTGATATGCGGGTGATAATGGTTGAAACAGGAATCAATTATAATTTTCCGGAAGATGTAGAAAAAGAAGCTGCTGCTATATCAGAAACTATTTCAGAAGAAGTAATTGCAAAGCGCAGAGATATTCGAAATACATGGACAATAACAATCGATCCACATGATGCAAAAGATTTTGATGATGCAATCAGTTTGCGCAAATTGGAAAATGGCAATACAGAAGTGGGTGTACATATAGCGGATGTTTCGCACTTTGTTACCGTTGGAAGTCAGTTAGATAAAGAAGCATATCAACGAGCTACTTCTGTTTATTTGGTTGACAGAGTTATTCCGATGTTGCCTGAAAAATTATCCAACAATGTTTGCTCATTAGTTCCGCATAAAGACAGACTTACATTTTCTGCAATTTTTGAATTTAATGATAAGCACGAAATAGTGGATACTTGGTTTGGCAAAACTGTTATTCATTCCGATCGTCGTTTCAGTTATGAAGAAGCACAAGAAATAATTGAAAATAAAACCGGTGAGTTTGCCGAAGAAATTTTGCAATTAAATGTTATTGCACATAAACTGCGTGATGAAAAATTTAAAAATGGTGCTATCGCTTTTGAAACTCAGGAAGTAAAATTTATTTTGGATGAAAATAAAGTGCCTATCGGTTTATATGTAAAAGATAGAAAAGAAGCGCACATGCTTATCGAAGATTTAATGTTGCTCGCCAATAGAAAGGTTGCAGAATTTATGGGTAAGACCTCTAAAGGAAAAGCACCCGAAGGGAAACAAGACAACACAAATTATCCTTTTGTATATCGGGTGCATGATGTTCCGGATATTCAGCGATTAGAAGAATTTGGATTAACAGCAAAACGTTTTGGTTATAAATTAAAATTGGATTCACCACAAAATATTTCATCTGAATTAAATAAATTGATGAAAGAAGTGCAGGGAAAACCCGAACAAAATGTATTGGAACAAATGGCAATACGATGTATGGCAAAAGCAGTTTATACCTCAAATAATATTGGACATTACGGACTTGCATTTAACTATTACACACACTTTACTTCACCCATCCGGCGCTATCCTGATTTATTGGTGCATCGCATTTTATTTGCTGCTTTGCATCATAGCAATAAACCGATTTCAAAAAATGATTTAGAAGAAAAATGTCGCTATGCTTCTGCGCAGGAACGCACAGCAATGCAAGCAGAAAGAGAAAGTGTGAAATACAAACAAGTGGAATATTTATCGAAACATATTGGTGAAGTATTCGAAGGAATAATTTCCGGTGTAACTCATTTCGGAATTTTTGTTGAGCTGCGTGAAAATAAATGCGAAGGTATGGTTGCGGTAAATTCAATTCGTGATGAAATGACGTTTGATGATAAACGCAGAAGACTTGTTAGCCTAACAGGAAATAAACCTTTTGAAATGGGTGATGTGGTAAAAGTAAAAGTGGTGAAAGCAGATTTGGATGCACGAAGGTTGGATTTTGTGTTTGTATAA
- a CDS encoding Bro-N domain-containing protein — MEQKQTIKLFEQKQVRSIWNEEEEKWYFSIVDVVGILSESTNPNNYWKVLKHRLTKEGSQLVTNCNQLKLQSTDGKFYKTDVADTEQLFRLIQSIPSPKAEPFKLWIAKVARERIDEIEDPEIGIDRLMETYLKKGYSKEWINQRLKSIEVRKELTDEWDERGVKKGQEYAILTDEITKAWSGLSVKEYKKHKDLKKENLRDNMTNLELVLNMLAEATTTEISKEKKPKTFAQNKTIAKQGGTIAGNTRKEIEEKSGKKVVSKISAKKLLDIKNKKLK, encoded by the coding sequence ATGGAACAAAAACAAACCATAAAATTATTTGAGCAAAAGCAAGTGCGTTCTATTTGGAATGAAGAAGAAGAAAAATGGTATTTTTCGATAGTAGATGTTGTGGGGATATTATCAGAAAGCACAAATCCAAATAACTACTGGAAAGTGCTCAAACACAGGCTAACAAAGGAAGGAAGCCAGTTGGTTACAAACTGTAACCAACTGAAACTACAATCTACTGATGGTAAATTTTATAAAACCGATGTAGCCGATACAGAACAATTATTTCGCTTAATACAATCAATTCCCTCACCCAAAGCTGAGCCTTTTAAATTGTGGATAGCAAAAGTAGCGAGAGAAAGAATAGACGAGATAGAAGACCCCGAAATAGGTATTGATAGATTAATGGAAACCTATCTGAAAAAAGGCTATAGCAAAGAATGGATTAATCAACGCTTAAAAAGCATAGAAGTGCGCAAAGAGCTCACCGATGAATGGGATGAAAGAGGCGTAAAAAAAGGACAGGAATACGCCATCCTCACCGATGAAATCACTAAAGCGTGGAGTGGATTATCGGTAAAAGAATATAAAAAACACAAAGACCTAAAAAAAGAAAATTTAAGAGACAATATGACCAATCTTGAGTTGGTACTTAATATGCTTGCCGAAGCCACCACAACAGAAATAAGCAAAGAGAAAAAACCAAAAACATTTGCTCAAAATAAAACCATTGCCAAACAAGGCGGTACTATTGCAGGAAATACCCGAAAAGAAATAGAAGAAAAATCAGGCAAAAAAGTAGTAAGTAAAATTTCGGCTAAAAAACTTTTAGACATTAAAAACAAAAAATTGAAGTAA